TACGGCACCCTTAATAAGCAGCAAGTTGCGCTCAACATCGACCCTAACCACTTCCAAATTCTGAGTAGTTGAGCGTTCAGCACCCATGTGACCAGCCATTTTTTTGCCTTTAAAGACGCGGCCAGGAGTCTGACACATACCAATAGAACCAGGGGCTCGGTGCGAGAGAGAGTTGCCGTGCGTAGCATCTTGCATTGAAAAATTCCAACGCTTTACACCACCAGCAAAACCCTTACCTTTAGATGTGCCCGTTACATCAACTTTCTGTCCAGCTTCGAAAGCCTCAACAGTAATTTGACCACCAACCTCGAATTCAGAACCAACTTCATTACGCAACTCCCAAACACCGCGACCGGCTTCGGTTTGCGCTTTAGCAAAGTGACCTGCTTCCGCCTTGGTAACACGGGAGGCTCGACGAGACCCTACGGTTACTTGCACTGCTGCATAACCGTCGGTTTCTACACTCTTAACCTGAGTGATGCGGTTGGGTTCGACCTCAACCACAGTGACAGGAACGGATAAACCGTCGTCAGTAAAAATGCGTGTCATACCGCTTTTGCGGCCGACAATTCCAATCGTCATTTCTGTAAACCTCTCAGTGTACGGGGCTTTCCCTCCCGTCCTAACTTAGGATCGGCGGACCCGCTATGGCCGCCCATTTCAGAGCGTTACACTCTGCCGGCAACTCGCCGACAG
The Teredinibacter franksiae DNA segment above includes these coding regions:
- the rplC gene encoding 50S ribosomal protein L3; this encodes MTIGIVGRKSGMTRIFTDDGLSVPVTVVEVEPNRITQVKSVETDGYAAVQVTVGSRRASRVTKAEAGHFAKAQTEAGRGVWELRNEVGSEFEVGGQITVEAFEAGQKVDVTGTSKGKGFAGGVKRWNFSMQDATHGNSLSHRAPGSIGMCQTPGRVFKGKKMAGHMGAERSTTQNLEVVRVDVERNLLLIKGAVPGAPGGDVIVRPAIKLRNS